The Vibrio sp. SNU_ST1 genome has a segment encoding these proteins:
- the lysA gene encoding diaminopimelate decarboxylase, translating into MDYFNYQEDGQLWAEDVALSQLAEQYGTPLYVYSRATLERHWNAFDSSVGEHPHLVCYAVKANSNLGVLNSLARLGSGFDIVSGGELERVVAAGGDPAKVVFSGVGKTAAEMKRALELNIKCFNVESEPELERLNKVASELGVKAPISLRINPDVDANTHPYISTGLRDNKFGIAFDRAPAVYAFAKTLDNLSIHGIDCHIGSQLTDIEPFIDATDRLLALIDQLRANDINIKHLDVGGGLGVVYRDELPPQPSDYAKALLARLDNHSDLELIFEPGRAIAANAGVLLTKVEFLKPTEHKNFAIIDAAMNDLMRPALYQAWQDIVPVSPRQGEAVTYDLVGPICETGDFLGKDRDLVLEEGDLLAVRSAGAYGFAMSSNYNTRSRAAEVMVDGDKTHLVRQREELTSLWELENILPE; encoded by the coding sequence TTGGATTACTTCAACTATCAGGAAGATGGCCAGCTTTGGGCTGAAGACGTCGCACTTTCACAATTAGCTGAGCAATATGGTACACCGCTGTATGTATATTCTCGTGCAACATTAGAGCGTCACTGGAACGCGTTTGATTCATCGGTAGGTGAGCATCCGCATTTGGTGTGTTACGCCGTTAAAGCTAACTCGAATCTAGGTGTATTGAATTCCCTAGCTCGTTTGGGTTCTGGTTTTGACATCGTATCTGGCGGTGAGCTAGAGCGAGTGGTTGCTGCCGGTGGCGATCCGGCAAAAGTTGTGTTCTCTGGTGTCGGCAAAACAGCCGCAGAGATGAAGCGTGCGCTTGAGTTGAACATTAAATGTTTCAACGTAGAGTCTGAGCCAGAACTGGAGCGACTTAATAAAGTTGCTAGTGAACTTGGAGTTAAAGCACCGATTTCACTGCGAATCAATCCAGACGTTGATGCCAATACTCACCCTTATATCTCGACAGGTCTGCGTGACAACAAGTTTGGTATCGCTTTCGATCGTGCTCCTGCTGTTTATGCGTTTGCAAAAACACTCGATAATTTGTCTATCCATGGTATTGATTGCCACATCGGCTCTCAGTTAACGGATATCGAACCTTTCATCGATGCGACCGATCGCCTGCTTGCGTTGATCGACCAACTACGTGCTAACGACATCAACATCAAGCATCTTGATGTTGGTGGTGGCTTGGGTGTGGTTTACCGTGATGAATTACCACCGCAACCTTCAGACTACGCGAAAGCTTTATTGGCACGCCTAGACAATCATTCTGATCTAGAGCTGATTTTCGAGCCTGGAAGAGCGATTGCGGCTAACGCTGGTGTATTATTAACAAAAGTCGAGTTCCTTAAGCCAACAGAGCATAAGAACTTTGCCATTATCGATGCGGCAATGAACGACCTGATGCGCCCTGCACTTTACCAAGCTTGGCAAGATATTGTTCCAGTTAGCCCGCGTCAGGGTGAAGCTGTGACTTACGATTTAGTTGGCCCAATCTGTGAAACGGGTGACTTCCTAGGTAAAGATCGTGATCTTGTTCTTGAAGAGGGCGATTTACTGGCCGTTCGTTCAGCGGGTGCTTATGGCTTCGCAATGTCATCTAACTACAACACTCGTTCGCGTGCGGCTGAAGTGATGGTGGATGGCGATAAAACTCACTTGGTTCGTCAGCGTGAAGAGCTTACAAGCCTGTGGGAACTTGAAAACATTCTTCCGGAGTAA
- a CDS encoding lipoprotein encodes MKFSIVHPFYPIAFPECGAIIGGIELIITMCKMKKLITALFMVSVIGLSGCGQTGPLYDPDEVQQTEQSQ; translated from the coding sequence ATGAAATTCAGTATCGTTCATCCTTTCTATCCTATTGCTTTTCCTGAGTGTGGTGCGATTATAGGGGGCATTGAGTTAATAATCACGATGTGCAAAATGAAAAAATTAATTACTGCTCTATTTATGGTGTCCGTTATTGGACTTTCTGGTTGTGGTCAAACGGGTCCTTTGTATGATCCTGATGAAGTTCAACAGACTGAACAATCACAATAA
- the dapF gene encoding diaminopimelate epimerase produces the protein MHFHFSKMHGLGNDFMVVDCITQNIFFSPDLIRRLADRHTGVGFDQLLVVEAPYDPETDFHYRIFNADGSEVEQCGNGARCFARFVRMKGLTNKYSINVSTKKGKMVLKIEDNDQITVNMGIPEFEPSKIPFKAKQPEKTYILRTDVHTLFCGAVSMGNPHVVTVVDDVDTADVDTLGPLLESHERFPERVNAGFMQVVNREEIRLRVYERGAGETQACGSGACGAVAVGITQGLLAENVKVSLPGGDLHISWQGPGKPLFMTGPATHVFDGQLSC, from the coding sequence ATGCACTTCCATTTTTCTAAAATGCATGGTTTGGGCAATGATTTCATGGTCGTGGACTGCATTACTCAAAATATTTTCTTTTCTCCAGATTTGATCCGTCGTTTGGCGGATCGTCACACTGGTGTGGGTTTTGACCAGTTACTTGTGGTTGAAGCTCCCTATGATCCAGAAACTGATTTCCATTACCGCATATTCAATGCGGATGGCAGTGAAGTGGAGCAGTGTGGCAATGGTGCGCGTTGTTTTGCACGATTCGTTCGCATGAAAGGCTTAACGAATAAGTACAGCATCAACGTGAGTACCAAGAAAGGAAAAATGGTTCTCAAGATTGAAGATAATGACCAGATCACTGTCAACATGGGTATTCCTGAATTCGAACCAAGCAAGATTCCATTTAAGGCGAAGCAGCCAGAGAAGACGTATATCCTAAGAACGGATGTACACACCTTGTTCTGTGGTGCTGTTAGCATGGGTAATCCACATGTGGTAACTGTGGTTGATGACGTCGATACCGCGGATGTGGATACCTTAGGTCCACTGCTTGAATCTCACGAACGTTTTCCTGAACGTGTTAATGCTGGCTTTATGCAGGTGGTTAACCGTGAAGAGATTCGCTTGCGTGTCTACGAGCGTGGGGCGGGTGAAACACAGGCGTGTGGTAGCGGTGCATGTGGCGCTGTTGCGGTTGGTATAACTCAAGGCTTATTGGCTGAGAATGTGAAGGTTAGTCTACCAGGCGGCGACTTACACATTAGTTGGCAAGGCCCGGGAAAGCCTCTGTTTATGACTGGCCCAGCAACGCATGTGTTTGATGGTCAACTTTCTTGTTAA
- the cyaY gene encoding iron donor protein CyaY: protein MNDTEFHQLVDIQMQNIEEAIDESEADIDYEVTGNVMTLEFENRSQIIINRQEPMREIWLASKSGGFHFKLIDDKWTCSKTGVELFEMVKEECVKHAGEEIDWV from the coding sequence ATGAACGATACTGAATTTCATCAATTGGTCGATATACAGATGCAAAACATCGAAGAAGCTATCGATGAATCAGAGGCCGATATTGATTACGAAGTAACTGGTAACGTGATGACACTAGAGTTTGAAAACCGCAGTCAAATTATCATCAACCGCCAAGAGCCAATGCGTGAGATCTGGTTGGCGTCTAAATCTGGTGGCTTTCATTTCAAACTAATCGACGACAAGTGGACATGTTCAAAAACGGGCGTGGAACTGTTTGAGATGGTCAAAGAAGAGTGCGTGAAGCACGCAGGTGAAGAGATCGATTGGGTTTAA